In the Nocardioides marmotae genome, GCTCCTCGACACCGTCGAGATCAACGACTTCCTCACGCTGCAGACGATGTCGGACGAGAAGGCCAAGGCAGGCATCGGCTGGTACATGAAGTCCGGTTACACCAAGGAGGTCAAGCGCGACCTGCTGGAGTGGATGTCCGAGGCCTCGGTGGACTACACCCTGAACGTCTCGAGCCCTCACGTCGAGCGCGACATCTACACCCTCCAGCTGCTGGGCGGTGCCATCCAGGACACCCCCGAGGAGGCCACCGCCTACACCGGCCGAGAGGCGCAGTGGCACTCAGCCGTCGAGTGCGGGTTCACCACGCCCGCGGAGCGGGAGCGCATCGTGTCCTGGATCCAGGAGTCGTGGAAGACCAACTCCTCCTACTTCGACATGGACGCCTCCTACGTCAACCTGAACACCGACGACGGCGACGAGCCGGTCAAGAAGATCTTCGGCGCGAAGTACGCCCGGCTCCAGGAGATCAAGTCGACGTACGACCCGAACAACGTCCTCGCGCTGAACTGGAACATCAAGCCGCTCGCCTGAGACGTGCGGATCCTGTTGCCCGAATGATTGTGCTTCAACCAAACAACCGGTAGAATTAGAATCATGTCTGCAGACACTCTCGCGTCGACCGTGGGTCGTTGCCCCGTCCTGCACGGTTATGACCCGCTGGACCCGGCCGACCTCGCCAACCCCTACCCCGGCCTGGCGAGGGCGCGGGCAGAGGCCCCCATCTTCTGGGACGAGAAGTACCAGTTCTGGAACGTGACCAAGGCTGAAGACCTCCTCGAGGTCCTGCGCGACGACCGCACGTTCTCCTCCAGTCACGCCATCCCGATGCCGCCGGTCCCGGAGGAGTTCCGCGACCGGCTGCCGGAATGGCCCTTCCAGACCGCGCTGGTCTTCATGGACGACCCGGCACACAAGCGCAACCGCACCATCCTGCAGACCCCCTTCCTGCCCCGCCGGCTGCGCGCCCGGCAGGACTTCATCCGTGAGCGGGCCACCAAGCTGCTGCTCGACGCGAAGGCGAGGGGCGGGCCGCTGGAGTTCGTCCACGACTTCGCCCTCTCCCTGGCCCTCCAGGTGATCGGTGACCTCTGCGGCCTCCCCGAGGAGGACTGGCCGAGGATCCAGGACTTCGTCAACGACGCGTTCGCGGTCGCGAACATCTCCGGGGACGTCTCGGACGAGGAGCTGCGCGTCCTGGCGACCAGCCAGCTGGAGTACTGGGACTACCTGCGCGGCATCGTGCTGGACCGTCAGGCGAACCCCAACGACGACTTCTCCTCGGTGCTGTCCCAGGCGACCGATCCCGAGGACGGCTCCCACCTGAGCGTCGACGAGATCGCCGCCCTGATCAACACCGTGGTCGGCGCCGGCTTCCACACCTCGGCGCAGATGATGACCGCCGCCTTCTACGCGATCCTCACCCACCCCGACCAGTGGGAGCTGCTGAAGTCCGACCGCTCGCTGCTCGACAGCGCCGTGGAGGAGACGGTGCGCTACCGCACGCCGGTCAAGCGCATCTACCGGCACGTCACCGAGGACGTGGAGATCGGCGGGGTCCAGATGCGTGCCGGCGACCTGGTCGCCTGCGTCCTCGCCTCGGGCAACCGCGACGAGGACGCTCATGTCGACGCCGACGCGCTCGACATCACCCGCTTCGAGTCCAACCTGACCTTCGGTCGAGGCATGCACCACTGCCTGGGCGGACCGCTCGCCAAGACCGAGCTCAAGATCGCCTTCGAGGTCTTCCTCGAGCACGCGCCCGACTCGACGATCACCGCAGGCCAGGAGGTCGTCCGGCCGAGCTCGGTGCGACTCGACACCATCGACGAGCTCTTCATCGACCTCGCCTGACCGAGACAACAGGACTAAGGACGTACGCCAATGAAGCTGGGCATGGGATTCCTCTTCCAGAACTACACCGACTGGGAGCGCTTCGAAGCGCTGGAGCGCGGCGAGGAGGTGGGCCCTCCGCAGAAGCCTGACGCGGAGATCATGGCCGAGCAGTTCGCGCTCGCGGACCTTGTCGAGCCGCTCGGGTGGGACTCGATCTGGGCCTTCGAGCAGCACGCCCAGCCCTACCTCATGCAGCCCAACCCGCTGGCCTTCCTGATGCGCGCCGCCGCTCGCACCAAGAAGATCGACGTGGGCACCATGCTGGTCGTGCTGCCGTGGTGGAACCCCATCCGCCTGGCCGAGGACCTCGCCTACCTGCAGCACGTGCTGGGCCCGGGGCGTGAGATCTACTTCGGCGTGGGTCGGGGCCTGGCTCGCCGCAACTTCAAGTCGATGGGCATTGACCCGGACGAGGCCCGCGGTCGCTTCAACGAGGTCTTCGAGATCGTCAAGAAGGCGTTCACCGAGGAGATGTTCAGCTACGAGGGCGAGTACTACTCCTACAAGGACGTCTCCATCCGTCCGGCGCCGTTGAGCCCGAACCCCCTGCTGAACCCGCTGGGCGGCTACACCTCGGAGCCGAGCCTGATCGAGCTCGCGAAGCGTGGCTTCCACCCGCTGACCACGCCCAACAAGACGCGTGAGTCCTACGAGGAGGAGATGGGGCGGTTCAACGCGATCCGCATCGAGAACGGGCACGGTCCGGCCAACGGCCCGGTCCTGCAGGTCATGACCTTCTGCGCGGAGTCCGAGGCGGAGGCGAAGGAGGCCTGCGAGCAGTGGTTCTACGAGAACGCCAACGCGACCAACCACGCCTACGAGATCGGCACGGAGAACTTCGGCTCGGCCAAGGGCTTCGAGGCCTACAAGTCCGCCGAGGGCTCCGACTTCGGCGACGGCACCCCGGAGTCGACCATCCAGACCCTGCTCACCAAGTTCTTCCGCGATGCCGTCTGGGGGACCCCGCAGATGTGCGCCGAGCGCATCATCGAGCTCGAGGAGCAGTTCGGCCTCTCGCAGCTGGTCAACGTCACCTCGTTCGGCACCATGCCGGCGGAGCGGAGCGAGAAGAGCATGCGTCTGTTCGCCGAACAGGTGATGCCGAAGATCCAGCACCTCCGCGACGAGAACTAGCAGGTCCGCGGCATGAGGGTGCTGGTCGACACGGGCCGTTGCGAGGGCTACGGCATCTGCGTGAAGTACGCCCCGGAGGTCTTCTCCCTCGGCGACGACGACGACTGGGTGCAGCTCCTGGTCGAGGAGCCGGCGGGCCCGGTGGCCGAGAAGGCCGTCAAGGCGGCGAAGGAGTGCCCCATGGGGGCGCTGACGGTCGAGGACTAACACCATCCACACAGGAGCAGCCATGTCCACAGGGATCATGCACCACGGGGTCTACCGAGGAGCCGCCGAGCACCCCGCCGCCGGAGGTGGCGAGTTCGCCGTCACCGACCCCGGCACGGGCGAGGTCGTCGGCTTCGTGGCGGACGGGCAGCCCGAGGACGCCGTGGCCGCCGTCGAGGCGGCCGCGGCCGCCTTCCCGGCGTGGGCGGCGACGGCGCCCCGGCAGCGTTCGGAGGTCCTGCGTCGGGCCTTCGACCTGATGACCGCGGAGACCGACGAGCTGGCGCGGATCATCTCCCTCGAGAACGGCAAGCCGCTCGCCGACTCCCGGGGCGAGGTCGCCTACGCCGCCGAGTTCTTCCGGTGGTTCTCCGAGGAGGCGGTCCGCTCCGACGGTGACTTCGCCGAGGCGCCTGCGGGTGGCACCCGTGCCATCGTCACCACGCGTCCGGTCGGCATCGCTGCGCTCGTGGCGCCGTGGAACTTCCCCGCGGCCATGTTCACCCGCAAGATCGCACCCGCCCTCGCCGCGGGCTGCCCGGTGCTGCTCAAGCCTGCCTCGGAGACGCCGCTGACGGCCCTGGCGCTGGCCGACCTGCTCACTCGGGCCGGGGCCCCGGCCGGCGTGGTCAACGTCGTGACGACCCTCAAGGCCGGCTCCGTCGTGGGCACGTGGCTCGCGGACGACCGGGTCCGCAAGGTCTCGTTCACCGGCTCCACCGCCGTCGGCCGCAGGTTGCTCGCCCAGGCGGCCGAGAACGTGGTGAACGCGTCCATGGAGCTCGGGGGCAACGCGCCGTTCGTGGTGAACAGGGACGCCGATGTCGAGCAGGCCGTCATCGGCGCGATGCAGGCCAAGTTCCGCAACGGGGGGCAGGTCTGCACAGCCGCGAACAGGTTCTACGTCCATGCCGACGTGGCGGAGGAGTTCGTGCGGCGGTTCGGCGCCCGCATCGAGGCCCAGAAGGTGGGCCATGCCTTCGCCGATGACACCACGATCGGCCCGATGATCACGTCGAAGGCCGTGGCGAGCATCGCGAAGCTCGTCGACGACGCGGTGGCGGCCGGCGCGAAGATCAGCCACCAGGCGCCGGTGCCGCGCGGTTCCGTCGGGAACTACTTCCCGCCGACCCTGCTCGTCGACGTGCCTTCGGATGCGTCCATCCTGCGTGAGGAGATCTTCGGTCCGGTCGCGCCGGTCGTCACGTGGACCGACGAGGATGAGCTCGTGCGCCTGGTGAACGGCACCGAGTACGGCCTCGCCTCGTACGTGTACTCCGGAGACCTCAAGTGGGCGATCAAGTTCGCCGAGAAGACCGAGGCAGGCATCGTCGGGGTCAACCGCGGGTTGGTGTCGGACCCGGCCTTCCCCTTCGGTGGTGTGAAGCAGTCTGGGCTCGGGCGCGAGGGTGCACGTGCTGGCCTGCGCGAGTTCCAGGAGACCCAGTACTTCAGCGTCGACTGGTCCTAGTCGACGCCTCCCAGCATGCGACGTCCGCGCCGAGAGTGGTGCCGGTCGATGGAGGTGGCCAGTCATGACCGATGTTCCCGCTCGCCCCGCGTTCCTCGCGCCCAGGGTGGCTAGCGGCGTCGGTTATGTCGGGGGCGACACCGTGCCCCTCGACCCCCTGCTCGACCCCCTCGCCACGGTCGAGGTCGCCTTCGCGCTCGGCCGCGATCTCGACGCCGGGGAGTTGGGCCTGGGGCAGGTCCGCCGCGCTGTGCGCTACCTCGCCGTCGCACTGTGCGCGAGCGGTGCGGGCACCGAAGCGTCGCCTGCGGACTTCGTCGTCGGGCCCCGGCGCCTCGCGCTCGATGCGGTGTCGGTCGACGGAGCCCGGGCCACGATCCGGGTGGACGGCTCTGCGCAGCACGGCATGGTCGGCCGGGACGCGGTGCTCGCGCTCCAGGCGCTCGCGCAGCAGTGCAGCGACGCGGGCCAGCCGCTTCGCGCCGGCGACGTCGTCCTGTCCGGCGGGCCGGTCCCGGCCTGCCGCATCACACCCGGCGCGCACATCGTCGGGGAGATCGACGGTCTGGGGCGGGTGGCTGCGACGTTCGCCGACCCGATGGCCGCGAGCACCCGAGCGAGCTGAGCCCCGACCGCACCGCTCCGCCGGGGTGCCTCCAGCACGTCCTGCGGGGCGGCGCCCTCGTCACTGCTGGAGAGCGAAGGTGTCGCCGAGCGCGTCGAAAACGTGGTGGAAGAGCTGCTCGAGGTCGTGCTCGGGGTGCCTGAGCCACTGCTCGTAGGCAGAGATGGACAGCGCCAGGCTGACCCGCCCAGCGGTGGCGGGCACGGTGTCGGTCGGATGCTCGCCGCGTCGTTCGGCGACGAACCGGGCAATGACGTCGCGCCACGCGGCGTACCGCAGCTCGGAGTGCCCGAGCAGCGCCGGTGTCGAGAGCAGCAGCGTCATCCGACGACGGTGCTGGGGGACTGCCGCGGCGGGCAGCCGGTTGAACGCGATGATCGCCTGCTGGATGGTGGTGGCGATCGGGCCGGACGCAGGCGCTTGCTGGAAGTACTTCTCGAAGTCGGCCAGGCCTTGGTCGAACTGCCCCCACAGGATGTCGTTCTTGGAGGGGTAGTAGCGGAACAGGGTGCGGCGACCCACGCCGACGGCGGCGGCGATGTCGTCCATCGTGGTGGTCTCGAAGCCCCGGTCCTCGAAGAGCGCGAACGCGGCCTCCTCGATCGCGGCATGCGTCGTCACCGGGGGACGACCCAACGCACCGCGAGTGCTCACGGCGGGAACGTAGCAGGCGGCACTCTTGATTTAAGGCGCTGAGTGCCATTAGTGTGCTGCAGCACACACACTTTGGCATCCAGTGCCGTAACTAAGGAGATCGCCACCATGGGCCCCCACGAGCAGACCGCCGCGCACGACATCGAGCCCGACACCGCCATCACCGCTGAGGACCTCATCGAAGAGGTCTCCATCGACGGCATGTGCGGCGTCTACTGACGATGACCGTGATGCTCGACGAGGCCTGGAGCCTGTCACCCGTGGTCGCCCTGCGGCCGGAGCCGTTCGGGGCGCTGGCCTACCAC is a window encoding:
- a CDS encoding fumarylacetoacetate hydrolase family protein, whose product is MTDVPARPAFLAPRVASGVGYVGGDTVPLDPLLDPLATVEVAFALGRDLDAGELGLGQVRRAVRYLAVALCASGAGTEASPADFVVGPRRLALDAVSVDGARATIRVDGSAQHGMVGRDAVLALQALAQQCSDAGQPLRAGDVVLSGGPVPACRITPGAHIVGEIDGLGRVAATFADPMAASTRAS
- a CDS encoding cytochrome P450, coding for MSADTLASTVGRCPVLHGYDPLDPADLANPYPGLARARAEAPIFWDEKYQFWNVTKAEDLLEVLRDDRTFSSSHAIPMPPVPEEFRDRLPEWPFQTALVFMDDPAHKRNRTILQTPFLPRRLRARQDFIRERATKLLLDAKARGGPLEFVHDFALSLALQVIGDLCGLPEEDWPRIQDFVNDAFAVANISGDVSDEELRVLATSQLEYWDYLRGIVLDRQANPNDDFSSVLSQATDPEDGSHLSVDEIAALINTVVGAGFHTSAQMMTAAFYAILTHPDQWELLKSDRSLLDSAVEETVRYRTPVKRIYRHVTEDVEIGGVQMRAGDLVACVLASGNRDEDAHVDADALDITRFESNLTFGRGMHHCLGGPLAKTELKIAFEVFLEHAPDSTITAGQEVVRPSSVRLDTIDELFIDLA
- a CDS encoding LLM class flavin-dependent oxidoreductase codes for the protein MGFLFQNYTDWERFEALERGEEVGPPQKPDAEIMAEQFALADLVEPLGWDSIWAFEQHAQPYLMQPNPLAFLMRAAARTKKIDVGTMLVVLPWWNPIRLAEDLAYLQHVLGPGREIYFGVGRGLARRNFKSMGIDPDEARGRFNEVFEIVKKAFTEEMFSYEGEYYSYKDVSIRPAPLSPNPLLNPLGGYTSEPSLIELAKRGFHPLTTPNKTRESYEEEMGRFNAIRIENGHGPANGPVLQVMTFCAESEAEAKEACEQWFYENANATNHAYEIGTENFGSAKGFEAYKSAEGSDFGDGTPESTIQTLLTKFFRDAVWGTPQMCAERIIELEEQFGLSQLVNVTSFGTMPAERSEKSMRLFAEQVMPKIQHLRDEN
- a CDS encoding NAD-dependent succinate-semialdehyde dehydrogenase, whose amino-acid sequence is MSTGIMHHGVYRGAAEHPAAGGGEFAVTDPGTGEVVGFVADGQPEDAVAAVEAAAAAFPAWAATAPRQRSEVLRRAFDLMTAETDELARIISLENGKPLADSRGEVAYAAEFFRWFSEEAVRSDGDFAEAPAGGTRAIVTTRPVGIAALVAPWNFPAAMFTRKIAPALAAGCPVLLKPASETPLTALALADLLTRAGAPAGVVNVVTTLKAGSVVGTWLADDRVRKVSFTGSTAVGRRLLAQAAENVVNASMELGGNAPFVVNRDADVEQAVIGAMQAKFRNGGQVCTAANRFYVHADVAEEFVRRFGARIEAQKVGHAFADDTTIGPMITSKAVASIAKLVDDAVAAGAKISHQAPVPRGSVGNYFPPTLLVDVPSDASILREEIFGPVAPVVTWTDEDELVRLVNGTEYGLASYVYSGDLKWAIKFAEKTEAGIVGVNRGLVSDPAFPFGGVKQSGLGREGARAGLREFQETQYFSVDWS
- the mftA gene encoding mycofactocin precursor MftA (Mycofactocin is a small molecule electron carrier derived from the final two amino acids, Val-Tyr, of MftA, the mycofactocin precursor. It plays a role in redox homeostasis and the metabolism of alcohols and aldehydes in Actinobacteria, including Mycobacterium tuberculosis.): MGPHEQTAAHDIEPDTAITAEDLIEEVSIDGMCGVY
- the mftR gene encoding mycofactocin system transcriptional regulator (MftR, the mycofactocin system transcriptional regulator, is an uncharacterized TetR family DNA-binding transcription factor. Its role is inferred by context. It occurs as part of the biosynthesis locus for mycofactocin, a partially characterized electron carrier derived from the terminal Val-Tyr dipeptide of the precursor peptide MftA, through a radical SAM enzyme-mediated process.), which encodes MSTRGALGRPPVTTHAAIEEAAFALFEDRGFETTTMDDIAAAVGVGRRTLFRYYPSKNDILWGQFDQGLADFEKYFQQAPASGPIATTIQQAIIAFNRLPAAAVPQHRRRMTLLLSTPALLGHSELRYAAWRDVIARFVAERRGEHPTDTVPATAGRVSLALSISAYEQWLRHPEHDLEQLFHHVFDALGDTFALQQ
- a CDS encoding ferredoxin, coding for MRVLVDTGRCEGYGICVKYAPEVFSLGDDDDWVQLLVEEPAGPVAEKAVKAAKECPMGALTVED